The Methylocystis sp. ATCC 49242 region CGGTGAAAGGAATCCAGATTTGCGAATGCTGGAGATGCACATAGGCGAAGAAGAACAGCACAAGAAAGGCGTTGGTGCCATCGACCGCGTAGGCCGCAAAGCGCACGCCGAAGGCGAAGGCCGTCACGCCGATCGCAAGGCCGACACAGAGCGCCACGACATTGGTGAAGACGAGCGAATCCAGCGGATGCACGCGCCACACTGTCCATGGCGTGAGACGCTCGGCGGTGTGATGGGTCTTGTGCGTCTCCCACAGGAAAGGGATGCGGTGCTTGAGATAATGGTCGAGCCAGTAGCCGAATTCGTAAGCCAGGAACGCGACGACGGTCACGACTGTACGGGAGACGAGTTCCGGCGCTTGGGATGGCGCGCGGGCGCCGAAGCGATCCGTCAGCAGCGCCTGCACGAATTCCGAAACTTCCTTCACGCCGAGGCAGAACCAGCCGATGAAGAGACCGGTAACGAATATATTTACGAAGAAATAAAAGAGGTCGGCGCGCGTCGAGCGATGGAACATCAGCTCTCGCGAAAAGAAGGCCCGCGAGAGCGCCGCGAGCCGCACATGGCCGCGCCGGCGCCATTGACGAAAGGCGAGATAGCCGAAACCGACACAAAAGGCGCCCGCGAGGGAGAAGAGCGAGAAATGCGATCCCGGCGACATGAGGACGGGGTGAAGCCTTTCGGTCAGGTTCGCCAGAATGCTCATTTTGCCCGCTCTTCGTCGGATTTTCGTCTGTCCGAACGCTAGAGCGCGGCGGTAAAGGACTTCTCAATGGGCGGCTTTGCGCCATATGCGCCATGGGCGTCAAAAGGACGCAGCGCGGCCGGGGAGGGAGAGATGTCCGATCAAGAACTGATCAAGAATCCGAAATTCTGGGCCGTGTGGGTCGCAATCTGGCTCGGGCTGCTGCTCGCAATCGAGAACATCATCACGAAGATCAATCTGTTGATGCAACTCGGCGAATAAATCTCCGCGGCTTGTCCCGCGCGGCGGGCTCCGGCATCGTGACTGTTCCCGATTCGATCTTGCCTGCGGAAACATGCCGGTCTGGACGCCTGAACAGGATCAAGCGCTCGGCGCTGTCGCCCGCTGGCTGGAAACGCCGCGCGGGCCCCAGGTTTTTCGTCTCTTCGGCTACGCCGGAACGGGCAAGTCGACGCTTGCCCGCCATCTTGCCGAACATGTCGACGGCGACGTCGCCTTCGCGGCCTTTACCGGCAAGGCGGCGCTGGTCATGCGCTCCAAGGGCTGCAAGGACGCGCGCACTATCCATAGCCTGATCTATCGCGCCACCGACACGGAGACGGAGGAGCCCTCCTTCGTGCTCAATGACGAAAGCGACGCGGCTCACGCAAAGCTGATCGTCATCGACGAATGTTCGATGGTCGATGAAGAGTTGGGGCGGGATCTTCTCTCCTTCGGCAAGAAAGTGCTCGTGCTGGGCGATCCGGCCCAATTGCCGCCGGTGAAGGGCGGCGGCTTTTTTACAGAGGCGGAGCCCGACGTGATGCTGACCGAAGTGCATCGTCAGGCGGCGGACAATCCGATCATTCGCCTGTCGATGACCATTCGCGAGGGCGGAACGCTTACGCGCGGCGAATTCGGCGACACGCGCATCGTCTCGCGCGACCAACTCGATCCCGCCCTCGTCACTGGCGCGGATCAGGTGCTCGTCGGCATGAACAAGACGCGCCGGGCCTATAATGGCCGGCTGCGCCAGCTTCGCGGCTTCACGGGCGAATTGCCGCAATCGGGCGAGAAGCTCGTCTGCCTGCGCAACAATCGCAAGAAGGGGCTGCTCAACGGCGCGCTGTTCACCGTGAAAAGCGCCGGCGCGCTGCGGCGGGGCAAGGTGCGGATGCTCGTCATTCCCGAAGATGGGGAGGCCGGAAAGTTCCAGCGCGTCGCGGTCATTCCGCAATTCTTCGAGGGCGGGGAGGGTGAAATCCCGTTCGCGCTGCGGAAGGATTCCGACGAATTCGATTTCGGCTATGCGCTCACCGTGCACAAGGCGCAGGGCTCGCAATGGGACGACGTGACCCTCTTCGACGAGTCATACGCCTTCCGCGAACATCGCGCGCGCTGGCTCTATACCGGCGTCACGCGCGCGGCGAAGAAGCTGACGCTGGTGATGTGAGGGAGTCGCGATGGGCAAGGAAAGCGCGATCGAGATGCGCCGCATGAAAGACGGGGCGGTCTATCGTTTCGTCGCGGCGCCGACCACGGAGGGCGCGCCGCGTTATCGTCGGGAAGACAAGGACGTCTGGATCATGCGCGACCCGGCCTTCGGCTGGATCGTCTGGGACAGGGAGAACAAGGCGCTCATGGGCCGGCCATGGGACGTCGCGCCCTCGGAACAGGGCGATCTTCCGCCCGCCTGCGAATGGGTCAGCAAGCGCGGCGGAGACTCATTCGTCTACCAGCTGGTCTTCGTCTGAGGACTACTACCGGCCCCAGGCGTCGATCGCGTCGGCGAAGACGCGCTCGCCTGTTGCGCCTTTTTCCATGTTGATCGTCGCGGCGCGACCGTCGTTGAATTGCATCGGCAGGTCGAGCAGTGGCAGCGAGCGCAGAAGGGTGACGTTTCGCTGCTCGCGATCGCCGCGCATCAGGCCGATGAGGAAATTATTTTCCGTGATCGGCACGGGAATGCCCGCGACCTTCTCGCCCGACTGCGCGTCCACACGCCGCATTTGGATGGGGCCGATGGCCTTCACACCGCCCACAGGGCTGCCGGGCGCGGGCGTGAAGGTGACGTTGATCGTGTGAGAAGCCGAAAGCGCTGTGTCGGTGTTCTTGCGGAACAGCAGCGTCAGTTTCAGCTTGGCGTCGGGTATGTCGACGTCGCCGCGAATGGCCGAACCCACGGGCTCCCCCGGCCCGCCGCCGACATTCTCGAGGCGCCAGACGACATTGGCGTTATAGATCTTGTCGACCTTGGCGGGCTCCTGAAGCGAGGCCACCCACATTTCGGCTCTCTGCGCGACCGGAAGGTTCGATGCGCGCTTGCCCGAAGCGGCGG contains the following coding sequences:
- a CDS encoding ATP-dependent RecD-like DNA helicase; this encodes MPVWTPEQDQALGAVARWLETPRGPQVFRLFGYAGTGKSTLARHLAEHVDGDVAFAAFTGKAALVMRSKGCKDARTIHSLIYRATDTETEEPSFVLNDESDAAHAKLIVIDECSMVDEELGRDLLSFGKKVLVLGDPAQLPPVKGGGFFTEAEPDVMLTEVHRQAADNPIIRLSMTIREGGTLTRGEFGDTRIVSRDQLDPALVTGADQVLVGMNKTRRAYNGRLRQLRGFTGELPQSGEKLVCLRNNRKKGLLNGALFTVKSAGALRRGKVRMLVIPEDGEAGKFQRVAVIPQFFEGGEGEIPFALRKDSDEFDFGYALTVHKAQGSQWDDVTLFDESYAFREHRARWLYTGVTRAAKKLTLVM
- a CDS encoding sterol desaturase family protein, whose amino-acid sequence is MSILANLTERLHPVLMSPGSHFSLFSLAGAFCVGFGYLAFRQWRRRGHVRLAALSRAFFSRELMFHRSTRADLFYFFVNIFVTGLFIGWFCLGVKEVSEFVQALLTDRFGARAPSQAPELVSRTVVTVVAFLAYEFGYWLDHYLKHRIPFLWETHKTHHTAERLTPWTVWRVHPLDSLVFTNVVALCVGLAIGVTAFAFGVRFAAYAVDGTNAFLVLFFFAYVHLQHSQIWIPFTGALGRLLMSPAHHQIHHSIDPAHYNSNMGNALAIWDWMFGTLVVPQKESPRLAFGVEEPGVDPHSVTELLLTPFRDVTVALLPQAPAQEALEKRAELSR